From the Desulfosarcina sp. BuS5 genome, one window contains:
- the cbiR gene encoding cobamide remodeling phosphodiesterase CbiR, producing MYKPIEKSYKKRYPFKLCTTSYIYPDNIISNVKMLAPYLDEIELILFESSPESLPGLREIKTLRSLADGFDITFNVHLPLDIFLGSYNKAKRIKAVETIEMVMGLTSILHPSTHTLHFEYDNTCQDDKSLPTWQDFIRTGMEMLITRGIKCESLSIETLIYPFEWVENIIRDFNLKVCLDLGHLILQKKNIEEVFNKYFQLVPILHVHGVENNRDHISLDRLSQKESDKVINILKRFSGVVSLEVFSFKHLIDSLQFIERTLE from the coding sequence ATGTACAAACCGATAGAAAAGTCTTACAAAAAAAGATATCCATTTAAACTCTGTACAACCTCCTATATATATCCTGATAATATTATCTCCAATGTGAAAATGCTGGCTCCATATCTGGATGAAATCGAGCTGATCTTGTTTGAAAGTTCGCCGGAGAGCCTTCCTGGCCTACGGGAGATTAAAACTTTACGTTCATTGGCGGATGGTTTTGATATTACTTTTAATGTTCATCTGCCCCTTGATATCTTCCTCGGCAGTTATAATAAAGCAAAACGGATAAAAGCAGTGGAAACCATCGAAATGGTCATGGGCCTCACATCTATATTACACCCTTCCACACATACACTTCACTTTGAATACGATAATACTTGTCAGGATGATAAGAGTTTACCAACATGGCAGGATTTTATCAGGACCGGCATGGAGATGTTAATAACAAGGGGAATAAAGTGCGAAAGCCTGTCCATAGAAACCCTTATCTATCCGTTTGAATGGGTTGAAAATATAATAAGAGATTTTAATCTTAAGGTCTGTCTCGATCTGGGACACCTTATATTGCAGAAAAAAAATATTGAAGAGGTTTTTAACAAATATTTCCAACTGGTACCGATCCTGCATGTTCACGGAGTTGAAAACAATAGAGATCATATCTCACTTGACAGATTATCTCAAAAGGAATCCGATAAGGTTATAAATATTCTAAAACGCTTTTCAGGAGTAGTCTCTCTGGAAGTCTTTTCATTTAAACATTTAATAGATTCTTTGCAATTCATAGAAAGAACATTAGAATAA
- a CDS encoding cobyric acid synthase: MKNKALKSGKCLAVFGTGSDVGKSIVTTALCRFFVKQEISTAPFKAQNMSNNSGVTPDGLEMGRAQIVQAEAAGIAPHVYMNPILLKPTSDTGAQVVVLGNVLEDSSAMEYHSKKNEFFSQACSALDSLREKYELVVIEGAGSCAEVNLMPNDIVNLRMAEYAGAPVILVADIHKGGVFAQIVGTLECLAETQREMIAGFIINRFRGDKSLFSDGISWIEKKTGKKVFGVLPWYDHIRIEAEDSVVIENVKKVAIKGRSQKGIAVIRLPHISNFTDFDPLLSLNGVELFFIEALQELSSFKAVILPGSKNTQFDLKWLHSTGWAKEIKNYADQGGHILGICGGYQMMGRHVHDPDGIEGKPGTTGGLSLLPVETFLKAPKTTTLSCFSWKGIPGTGYEIHMGKTNRLEGDPLFSVSKQNGITCSREDGCSLDASRILGTYMHGLFDSPGITELWLESIGLDNVKTAQAHGLTVRDKEYDLLAAYFEKHIDIKAIKELLKL; this comes from the coding sequence TTGAAAAATAAAGCCTTAAAAAGCGGGAAATGTTTAGCTGTTTTCGGCACCGGCTCGGATGTGGGAAAAAGTATTGTCACAACTGCTCTTTGCAGGTTTTTTGTAAAACAGGAAATCAGCACCGCACCTTTCAAGGCCCAAAATATGTCGAATAATTCCGGCGTAACGCCTGATGGACTGGAAATGGGACGAGCCCAGATTGTACAAGCCGAGGCCGCCGGAATAGCTCCCCATGTCTACATGAACCCTATCCTCTTAAAGCCTACAAGTGATACCGGTGCCCAGGTTGTGGTGCTCGGCAATGTCCTTGAAGACAGTTCAGCCATGGAATATCATTCAAAAAAAAATGAGTTTTTTTCACAAGCCTGTTCTGCCCTTGACAGCTTGCGTGAAAAATATGAACTTGTTGTGATCGAAGGCGCCGGCTCATGTGCTGAAGTTAATTTGATGCCGAATGACATTGTTAATCTGCGAATGGCTGAATATGCAGGAGCTCCTGTTATTTTAGTGGCCGATATTCACAAGGGCGGCGTGTTTGCCCAGATAGTAGGCACCCTGGAATGCCTCGCAGAAACACAGCGTGAAATGATAGCAGGTTTTATAATCAACAGGTTCAGGGGGGATAAATCTCTATTTTCAGATGGCATAAGCTGGATAGAAAAAAAAACAGGGAAAAAAGTATTCGGGGTGCTGCCCTGGTATGATCATATCCGCATTGAAGCTGAAGATTCGGTAGTCATAGAGAACGTAAAAAAGGTTGCAATTAAAGGCCGCAGCCAAAAAGGGATAGCGGTTATACGCTTGCCGCATATTTCCAATTTTACTGATTTTGATCCACTTTTATCTCTAAACGGAGTTGAACTTTTTTTTATAGAAGCATTGCAGGAATTATCCTCATTTAAGGCCGTCATACTGCCAGGCTCAAAGAATACACAATTTGATCTTAAGTGGCTGCATTCAACCGGATGGGCAAAAGAGATTAAAAATTACGCGGATCAAGGCGGCCATATCCTGGGGATTTGCGGCGGATATCAGATGATGGGCAGACATGTTCACGACCCGGACGGTATTGAAGGAAAACCGGGGACAACAGGCGGACTGTCGCTATTACCTGTGGAGACTTTTCTCAAAGCGCCCAAGACTACAACATTATCCTGTTTTTCATGGAAAGGAATTCCTGGAACCGGATATGAAATACATATGGGAAAAACAAATAGGCTTGAAGGTGACCCTCTATTCAGCGTTTCAAAACAGAACGGCATAACATGCAGCAGGGAAGACGGCTGTTCTTTAGATGCTTCAAGAATACTTGGGACTTATATGCACGGGCTCTTTGACAGTCCCGGCATAACTGAATTATGGCTTGAAAGTATCGGCCTTGATAATGTAAAAACAGCTCAGGCACACGGGCTGACGGTGAGAGACAAAGAATACGACCTGTTGGCTGCCTATTTTGAAAAACATATTGATATTAAAGCTATTAAAGAGTTATTAAAATTATGA
- a CDS encoding addiction module protein — MPFSIPLKQMSVEDKLQAIEEIWADLASTPENIPSPSWHADVLLAREKRISEGASHFLDIAEAKKAVREQLK; from the coding sequence ATGCCCTTTAGCATTCCATTGAAACAAATGAGCGTCGAGGACAAGCTACAGGCGATCGAAGAAATTTGGGCCGACCTTGCCAGTACACCGGAGAATATCCCCTCCCCATCCTGGCACGCCGATGTATTACTCGCCCGAGAAAAACGCATCTCCGAAGGGGCATCACACTTTCTGGATATAGCCGAAGCTAAGAAAGCTGTGAGGGAACAACTCAAATGA
- the cobS gene encoding adenosylcobinamide-GDP ribazoletransferase, giving the protein MKLKILNVMNRLLAAIQFITILPLGKPGIYDPRGMVAFFPIVGIIIGTIVSISDQIFLLIWPAPVVAVLDVVLLVILTGAFHIDGLGDAADGLLGHRSNEKVLSIMKDSRIGVMGLIAILCALSIKYCGIMCLDYKRSLLLILIPAYSRGSTLFGIKFLNYGRKSDGTGYDLFDEPLSLTDFSGLLVPIALSFFLGWRGLWLNALFIGLTIFILIYYKKRLGCITGDMLGAMTETIEAMLFLLVSI; this is encoded by the coding sequence TTGAAACTGAAAATTTTAAATGTCATGAATCGCTTATTAGCAGCTATTCAATTTATAACAATTCTGCCATTGGGAAAACCCGGGATATATGACCCAAGGGGGATGGTTGCTTTTTTCCCCATTGTCGGCATTATTATAGGGACAATAGTTTCTATCTCTGACCAAATCTTTTTGCTCATCTGGCCCGCCCCTGTTGTAGCGGTTTTAGATGTTGTCTTGCTCGTGATTTTGACCGGCGCTTTTCATATTGATGGCCTTGGCGATGCTGCAGATGGATTGCTTGGGCACAGGTCAAACGAAAAAGTACTTTCAATTATGAAAGACAGCAGGATCGGCGTGATGGGACTTATTGCAATCCTATGTGCTTTATCGATTAAATATTGCGGTATCATGTGCCTCGATTATAAAAGGTCTCTTTTGCTTATATTGATTCCGGCCTATTCAAGGGGAAGCACGTTATTTGGGATAAAGTTTTTAAACTATGGCAGGAAATCAGACGGCACAGGTTATGATCTTTTTGATGAGCCATTAAGCCTTACCGATTTCAGCGGGCTGCTTGTACCGATAGCGCTTTCTTTTTTTCTTGGATGGAGGGGATTGTGGCTTAATGCTCTTTTTATAGGTTTAACCATTTTTATTTTGATCTATTACAAAAAACGATTGGGCTGCATTACAGGTGATATGCTTGGGGCTATGACAGAGACCATAGAAGCTATGCTTTTCCTGCTGGTCTCAATATAA
- a CDS encoding cob(I)yrinic acid a,c-diamide adenosyltransferase — MAPKGFKGYLQIYTGNGKGKTTASLGLSIRAAGAGMKVFIGQFMKMGDYSEIKALERFSDLITIEQYGIKGFVKGKPSPEDIAASKKGLEKIKSIVASGAYDLVILEEGNVAVMCGLFDVQELIDIIDAKPDNMELVITGRGADPGVIERADLVTEMKEIKHYYQKGVNARVGIEK, encoded by the coding sequence ATGGCTCCAAAAGGATTTAAAGGCTACTTGCAGATTTATACCGGCAACGGCAAGGGAAAAACCACTGCATCCCTGGGGCTTTCCATCAGGGCGGCAGGCGCTGGAATGAAAGTATTTATCGGGCAGTTTATGAAGATGGGGGATTACAGTGAAATCAAGGCCCTGGAGAGATTTTCAGATCTAATTACAATTGAACAGTATGGCATAAAAGGTTTTGTTAAAGGAAAACCTTCCCCTGAAGATATTGCAGCATCAAAAAAAGGGCTTGAAAAAATAAAGAGCATTGTCGCCTCCGGTGCCTATGATCTTGTCATTCTTGAGGAAGGTAATGTGGCCGTAATGTGCGGTCTCTTTGATGTGCAGGAGCTGATTGATATTATTGATGCAAAACCGGATAACATGGAACTTGTCATAACGGGTCGGGGCGCAGACCCCGGGGTAATTGAAAGAGCGGATCTGGTTACGGAAATGAAAGAGATTAAACATTATTATCAAAAAGGGGTAAATGCCAGGGTTGGAATTGAAAAATAA
- a CDS encoding TIGR03790 family protein yields the protein MVKFENFWHYRYVIFVFLAVCFTSSPSFALSPGEILLLADKNNPKSIELAKYYMEKRKIPGANLLKLDITEKETCSRMAYEMKVAAPVRTFLKNNNVTGRIRCILLMYGLPLRVAAPPLSKKEKIEIDEFDDKKLNIEKELKILKAEDKKKTKKLQKALKRSKGKKKQRGVMDKTASLDSEITLVLNKEYKLSGWLPNPYYIGFKDKALAFKKKDILMVSRLDGPSYNIVKRIIDDSIKAEQTGLQGTAYFDARWEEKKNKILSAYEIYDKSIHQAAKLVKKRGILPVVIDSTKELFKKDDCPDAALYCGWYSLASYIDSFSWAPGSVGYHIASSECVTLKKKESRVWCKMMLEKGIAATIGPVGEPYVQAFPVPEIFFGFLVDGYLNLAEVYIISVPCLSWKMVLIGDPLYRPFKGTYRK from the coding sequence ATGGTGAAATTTGAAAATTTCTGGCATTATCGTTACGTCATTTTTGTGTTTTTGGCAGTCTGCTTTACATCATCTCCGTCTTTTGCTCTTTCACCTGGGGAGATTCTTCTCCTTGCTGATAAGAATAACCCTAAGAGCATTGAACTTGCCAAATATTATATGGAAAAAAGAAAAATTCCCGGGGCTAATTTGTTAAAATTAGATATCACCGAAAAAGAGACCTGCAGCCGGATGGCCTATGAAATGAAAGTAGCTGCGCCGGTTAGAACTTTTTTAAAAAATAATAATGTAACAGGGCGGATTCGTTGTATTCTGCTAATGTATGGTCTCCCTTTAAGGGTTGCAGCTCCACCGTTGAGTAAAAAAGAAAAAATTGAAATAGACGAATTCGACGATAAAAAGTTGAATATTGAGAAAGAACTAAAAATACTGAAAGCAGAGGACAAGAAAAAAACAAAAAAGCTGCAAAAGGCGCTGAAGAGATCAAAGGGAAAAAAGAAGCAGCGTGGTGTAATGGACAAAACGGCTTCTCTTGATTCTGAAATTACGCTTGTGCTGAACAAAGAGTATAAGCTCTCCGGGTGGCTTCCCAATCCTTATTATATCGGCTTTAAAGACAAGGCGTTGGCATTTAAAAAAAAAGATATATTGATGGTAAGCAGGCTGGATGGTCCGTCTTATAATATTGTTAAAAGGATAATTGATGACAGCATAAAAGCTGAGCAAACCGGATTACAAGGGACGGCATATTTTGACGCAAGGTGGGAAGAAAAAAAAAATAAAATACTCTCAGCGTATGAAATATACGACAAATCCATACATCAAGCCGCGAAACTCGTAAAAAAGAGAGGCATCCTGCCCGTTGTCATTGATAGCACGAAAGAACTTTTCAAGAAGGATGATTGTCCTGATGCTGCTCTGTATTGCGGCTGGTACAGCCTTGCTTCTTATATTGACTCTTTTTCATGGGCGCCGGGTTCTGTGGGATATCACATTGCAAGCAGCGAGTGCGTAACATTGAAAAAAAAAGAGAGCCGGGTCTGGTGTAAAATGATGCTTGAAAAAGGGATCGCCGCAACCATAGGCCCTGTTGGCGAGCCGTATGTGCAGGCATTTCCGGTGCCGGAAATATTCTTCGGATTTCTTGTAGACGGATATTTGAACCTGGCCGAAGTCTATATTATCAGCGTTCCTTGTTTGTCCTGGAAAATGGTGCTGATTGGTGATCCATTGTACCGACCTTTTAAGGGAACTTACAGAAAATAA
- a CDS encoding Druantia anti-phage system protein DruA, whose product MSRILTIQGRQLLPSDIEAIRLLIADHPNWHRTRLSKELCKLWEWRTETGLLKDMACRSMLRKLELKEFVTLPVAHHSGNRQRRIPDVSHSCDPIETDLHTVRPIQLVTIQGRGSVNALFYCLMDKYHYLGCKGHVGEHMKYIAFDHKKRPVACLLFGSAAWKIAPRDRFIGWDSTTRRQNLRLMTNNTRFLIFPWVRIPHLASHILGASLRRLRQDWITKYGHDLCLVETFIDRSRFAGTCYRAANWKRIGQTKGRSRQDRNHKLQVSIKDIYVYPLTADYRQQLCGQA is encoded by the coding sequence ATGAGCAGAATCTTAACTATTCAGGGACGTCAGCTTTTGCCATCTGATATTGAAGCTATACGTCTATTGATTGCCGATCATCCCAACTGGCACAGAACACGACTATCCAAAGAATTGTGTAAACTTTGGGAATGGCGAACGGAAACAGGTCTGCTCAAAGATATGGCATGTCGCAGCATGCTGCGCAAACTTGAGCTAAAGGAATTTGTTACGTTGCCCGTTGCTCACCACAGCGGTAATCGTCAACGACGGATTCCCGATGTCTCCCACAGTTGTGATCCTATTGAAACCGATCTGCACACAGTCCGACCTATTCAATTGGTGACAATACAAGGTCGTGGATCTGTCAATGCTCTTTTTTATTGCCTTATGGATAAATACCACTATCTCGGATGCAAAGGGCATGTCGGAGAGCACATGAAGTATATTGCTTTTGACCATAAAAAGCGTCCGGTTGCCTGCTTGCTATTTGGTTCCGCAGCATGGAAAATTGCCCCACGTGATCGATTTATCGGGTGGGACAGCACTACCCGTCGCCAGAATCTGCGCTTGATGACAAATAACACCCGATTTTTAATTTTTCCCTGGGTACGGATTCCGCATTTAGCCAGTCATATTCTCGGAGCTAGCCTCCGGCGACTGCGCCAGGACTGGATCACAAAATACGGTCATGACCTTTGCCTGGTGGAGACTTTTATTGACCGTTCCCGTTTTGCCGGAACCTGTTACCGTGCCGCGAACTGGAAGAGAATCGGTCAGACCAAAGGGAGAAGCCGGCAAGACAGAAATCATAAACTTCAGGTATCGATCAAAGACATCTATGTGTATCCATTAACCGCCGATTACAGACAACAGCTATGTGGACAAGCTTGA
- a CDS encoding cobalt-precorrin 5A hydrolase, translated as MRSAVCGIYKKKFAVWSLTIQSARLASRITAEIADTDLYISSKLKPQINTSNCSVLSFTVLSRTLAEVFHQYKGHIFIMSTGIVIRIIAPLIRHKTKDPAVVVVDEKGLHAISLLSGHIGGANELTLKIAGITGADPVITTATDINKIPAIDLLACKKGLVIENPEAIKNVSMALLSGKKIILHDPYQYLTGTLSASNMIMNSVDYNLDDDTIGKNRIPVKTAGVFIDDIKADIPAHFLILRPVTLSIGMGCNRNTSRQELKTFLTEVLDLFDLSPRSVLNLASIDIKSDEKGLLELAADLNLPIKFYSKKKLEQVKEIKNPSLMVKKHIGVTSVCEAAAILSAENGKLIVPKQIKGNVTIAIARMPST; from the coding sequence ATGAGATCTGCTGTTTGCGGTATATACAAAAAAAAATTTGCGGTATGGAGCCTAACAATTCAAAGTGCACGCTTAGCCTCCAGGATTACGGCAGAAATAGCCGATACGGACTTGTATATCTCTTCAAAACTTAAACCCCAAATAAATACAAGCAATTGTTCCGTTTTATCTTTCACTGTTTTATCCAGAACCCTGGCCGAGGTTTTTCATCAATACAAGGGGCATATCTTTATTATGTCCACAGGTATTGTGATAAGGATTATAGCGCCTTTAATCCGGCATAAAACAAAAGATCCGGCTGTTGTGGTTGTTGATGAAAAAGGACTGCATGCAATAAGCTTACTTTCCGGACATATCGGCGGTGCCAATGAACTTACTTTAAAAATTGCAGGGATCACAGGCGCAGATCCGGTTATTACAACTGCAACGGATATAAATAAGATACCGGCCATTGACCTGCTTGCCTGTAAAAAAGGGTTGGTCATAGAAAATCCTGAAGCAATCAAAAATGTAAGTATGGCGTTGCTGAGTGGAAAAAAAATTATACTCCATGATCCGTATCAATATTTAACAGGGACTCTTTCTGCATCAAACATGATTATGAATAGTGTTGATTATAACCTTGATGATGATACAATAGGCAAAAATCGAATTCCGGTTAAGACTGCGGGTGTTTTTATAGATGATATCAAGGCTGATATTCCAGCTCATTTTTTAATTTTAAGGCCGGTTACCTTGTCAATCGGGATGGGATGTAATAGAAATACAAGCAGGCAGGAGCTTAAGACTTTTTTAACGGAGGTTCTTGATCTGTTCGATCTGTCCCCACGGAGCGTTTTGAATTTGGCGTCGATTGATATCAAATCGGATGAAAAGGGTCTGCTTGAGCTTGCCGCAGATCTTAATCTGCCAATAAAATTTTATAGCAAAAAAAAGCTTGAGCAGGTAAAAGAGATAAAAAATCCGTCATTAATGGTAAAAAAACATATCGGAGTTACCAGCGTATGCGAAGCAGCAGCGATTCTATCGGCAGAGAACGGGAAATTGATAGTTCCCAAACAGATAAAAGGAAATGTAACAATTGCCATAGCGCGAATGCCCTCTACATAG
- the cbiB gene encoding adenosylcobinamide-phosphate synthase CbiB codes for MILPTAFALDLVIGDPHNFPHPVRLMGKAITFAEPRFRSLNLKLSWSGALFAVALIILTWAIIFLLVATAGLIDSGLKVVVEIIIIYYSISSKSLNDAAMDVYASLKQNRLNEAKRKVSYIVGRDVAPLTEQGVARATVETVAENFADGVVSPLFFAALGGAPLAMAYKMVNTLDSMVGYKNERYLEFGKPAARIDDVANFLPARISVLFISLSAQILAGRGSQAFKSALKDGRKHSSPNAGFSEAAFAGTLCVRLGGPNEYFGKIVNKPYIGQKFNGVGIDHIPKASDLMLVASLIGLLLISII; via the coding sequence TTGATACTTCCGACGGCCTTTGCGCTCGATCTTGTAATAGGTGATCCGCACAACTTTCCACATCCTGTACGGTTAATGGGCAAAGCAATAACATTTGCAGAACCCCGCTTCAGATCGCTCAATTTAAAATTATCCTGGTCCGGTGCGCTGTTTGCTGTAGCACTGATTATTTTGACATGGGCCATCATCTTTCTCCTGGTTGCAACAGCAGGGTTAATAGATTCCGGCTTAAAAGTCGTTGTTGAGATTATTATTATATATTACTCAATTTCCTCCAAATCACTTAACGATGCAGCTATGGACGTCTATGCATCTTTAAAGCAGAATCGATTGAATGAAGCGAAACGCAAAGTCTCTTATATCGTTGGCAGAGATGTTGCGCCGTTAACGGAGCAAGGCGTGGCAAGGGCCACCGTGGAAACTGTTGCTGAAAATTTTGCAGATGGCGTGGTTTCACCGCTTTTTTTTGCTGCCCTTGGAGGCGCTCCCCTTGCCATGGCATATAAAATGGTCAACACATTGGATTCCATGGTAGGTTATAAGAATGAAAGATATCTTGAATTCGGAAAGCCTGCCGCACGGATTGATGATGTCGCCAATTTTTTGCCGGCGCGTATTTCTGTTCTATTTATATCATTATCTGCTCAAATACTTGCAGGCAGAGGATCACAGGCATTTAAATCGGCGCTCAAGGACGGCAGGAAACATTCAAGCCCTAATGCAGGGTTTTCCGAGGCCGCCTTTGCAGGTACATTATGCGTCAGGCTTGGCGGTCCAAATGAATATTTTGGAAAAATTGTCAACAAACCGTATATCGGCCAAAAGTTTAATGGCGTTGGCATTGATCATATACCAAAAGCTTCTGATCTTATGCTGGTCGCCTCCCTGATTGGTCTGCTTCTAATTAGTATCATATGA
- the cobJ gene encoding precorrin-3B C(17)-methyltransferase — protein MRAHEVLEIVDTVAGYSTYIDLVRPLIKGKKIISTAMTKEVERVEAAINTALNGQSCAIVSSGDSGIYAMAGLALEMCQKKQIRIRKTSFESVSEPDGNELYIEVIPGIPALCSGAALLGAPLTHDFAAISLSDLLTPWDIIENRLEAAAKADFVVVLYNPKSKKRDWQIKKAREILLKYRDKSTPVGVATSAMRKDQRIGITTLEHLDTVPINMLTTVFIGNSTSTVYMDFMITPRGYSKKYKIKAEG, from the coding sequence GTGCGTGCACATGAAGTGCTGGAAATAGTCGATACGGTGGCAGGGTATTCAACATATATTGATCTTGTACGGCCGCTGATAAAGGGTAAAAAAATTATCAGCACTGCCATGACAAAAGAGGTAGAACGGGTCGAAGCCGCCATCAATACGGCTTTAAACGGGCAATCATGCGCAATAGTTTCAAGCGGAGACTCAGGGATTTATGCCATGGCAGGCCTGGCCCTTGAAATGTGCCAAAAAAAACAAATCAGAATCAGGAAAACTTCTTTTGAAAGCGTATCAGAACCGGACGGGAACGAGCTCTATATAGAGGTTATCCCGGGAATACCGGCCTTATGTTCAGGGGCCGCCCTTCTTGGAGCGCCTTTAACCCATGATTTTGCAGCTATCAGTCTTAGTGATCTTTTGACGCCCTGGGATATTATTGAAAATCGCCTTGAAGCGGCAGCAAAAGCAGACTTTGTTGTGGTATTGTATAATCCTAAAAGTAAAAAAAGAGACTGGCAGATTAAAAAAGCCAGGGAAATACTGCTTAAATACAGGGATAAATCAACACCTGTGGGGGTTGCAACAAGCGCAATGCGAAAAGATCAACGTATTGGGATTACAACCCTTGAGCATCTTGATACAGTACCGATAAACATGCTGACGACCGTATTTATCGGAAACAGTACTTCAACTGTTTATATGGATTTCATGATTACCCCAAGAGGGTATTCAAAAAAATATAAAATAAAGGCAGAGGGGTAA
- a CDS encoding transposase, which yields MPATQVRHATMHEFVIMPNHIHGIIAITTVGADSISAPSSIPEIMQSFKRHTTIEYIKMVK from the coding sequence ATGCCCGCAACCCAAGTCAGGCATGCCACAATGCATGAATTTGTCATTATGCCAAACCATATTCACGGAATCATTGCAATCACCACCGTAGGGGCGGATTCCATATCCGCCCCATCATCCATACCCGAAATTATGCAATCATTTAAACGGCACACAACAATTGAATACATAAAAATGGTAAAATGA
- a CDS encoding pyridoxal phosphate-dependent aminotransferase, with protein sequence MLTGHGGNILKTANMLGCKPSDIIDMSSNVNPIGPMPGLLAFIKEKVDSICCLPEVDAAKARIAFAERNEILDKLVIAGNGTTEFIYSIPRVLKIKKALIFGPTYADYADACIMNNIPHQYLTAGETDDFKHDINSINDSVNDFDAVFICNPNNPTGNLVPAVELEKICRYNHDKLFIIDESYLQFVNSASNESMVNRGIDNIIVLNSMSKIFRIPGLRIGFMISSAGIIEKFRLAAMPWTMNVLAQAAVIYLMEQKDEVDLFIDQTRAFIHIEKEKFLKRFKALDKIKLFPGQATFILAKLYGGLSADFICKHLLQERVLIRNCANFVGLSDQFIRFSLQAGDVNDNFAEKLTAIIKKL encoded by the coding sequence ATGCTTACAGGGCACGGCGGAAACATATTGAAAACAGCGAATATGCTGGGATGCAAACCATCCGATATAATAGACATGAGCAGCAATGTAAATCCTATTGGCCCCATGCCGGGTCTGCTGGCATTTATCAAAGAAAAGGTCGATTCCATATGCTGCCTGCCTGAAGTGGATGCAGCTAAAGCCAGGATTGCTTTTGCGGAAAGAAATGAAATTTTAGATAAACTGGTAATAGCGGGTAATGGTACTACAGAGTTTATTTATTCAATTCCAAGAGTTTTGAAAATAAAAAAAGCGCTTATATTCGGCCCTACATATGCAGATTATGCTGATGCCTGTATAATGAATAATATACCGCATCAATATTTAACGGCAGGGGAAACGGATGATTTTAAGCATGATATAAACTCAATAAATGATTCTGTTAATGATTTTGATGCGGTTTTTATCTGCAACCCGAATAATCCGACAGGTAATCTTGTACCGGCTGTGGAACTTGAAAAAATATGCCGGTACAACCATGATAAATTATTTATTATTGATGAATCATATTTGCAGTTTGTAAACTCTGCAAGCAATGAGAGCATGGTAAATAGAGGCATCGATAATATAATTGTTTTGAATTCCATGTCCAAAATTTTCAGAATACCCGGTTTGAGAATAGGATTTATGATTTCAAGCGCCGGTATTATTGAAAAATTTCGATTGGCCGCCATGCCCTGGACAATGAATGTACTTGCCCAGGCGGCAGTTATCTATCTTATGGAGCAAAAAGATGAGGTTGATCTTTTTATTGATCAAACCAGGGCTTTTATTCATATAGAAAAAGAAAAATTTTTAAAAAGATTTAAAGCGCTTGATAAAATTAAACTCTTTCCCGGCCAGGCTACCTTTATCCTTGCAAAATTATACGGCGGACTCAGTGCGGATTTCATATGTAAACATCTGCTGCAGGAGAGGGTACTTATAAGAAATTGCGCCAACTTTGTCGGTTTATCAGATCAATTTATCCGGTTTTCTCTGCAAGCAGGTGATGTAAATGATAATTTCGCGGAAAAACTTACAGCAATAATCAAAAAATTATAA
- the cobU gene encoding bifunctional adenosylcobinamide kinase/adenosylcobinamide-phosphate guanylyltransferase: MTLPEKKNILVIGGCRSGKSSQALKLADQFSDNIRIFIATCVPYDDEMEERVARHQEERDNTWTTVEEPLNLHKAITEHGETSDIILVDCITLWITNLLLKTSRIDYILENVQKLMDAVKKAKCSVIMVSNEVGTGIVPENGLARMFRDAAGFANQHIAAAADQVIWMVAGIPVKIK, encoded by the coding sequence ATGACCCTTCCCGAGAAAAAAAATATTTTGGTAATAGGTGGATGCAGAAGCGGCAAAAGCAGCCAGGCGCTAAAACTTGCAGATCAATTTTCTGACAACATTAGGATTTTTATTGCAACATGTGTTCCTTATGATGATGAGATGGAGGAGAGGGTGGCTCGTCACCAGGAAGAAAGGGACAATACCTGGACAACAGTCGAAGAACCGCTGAACCTGCACAAAGCTATAACAGAACATGGAGAAACTTCGGATATTATCCTTGTGGACTGCATTACGCTTTGGATAACCAACCTTCTTTTAAAGACCAGCCGGATCGATTACATTCTGGAAAATGTACAAAAGCTTATGGATGCTGTTAAAAAAGCGAAATGTTCCGTTATAATGGTCTCTAATGAAGTAGGAACAGGAATCGTGCCGGAGAACGGACTCGCGCGGATGTTCAGAGATGCCGCCGGATTCGCCAATCAGCATATCGCCGCTGCTGCGGATCAGGTTATATGGATGGTAGCGGGTATTCCTGTTAAAATTAAATAG